The genomic segment GCACCCAGACGTCGAAGGCCCGCAGCCGCATGGCCAGTTCGAGTGTCTGCTCGGAGCCGAGGGGGCCGCGGATCTTCGTGGAGGGGTCCCGCGACTCGTTCCGCAGCTGCCGGGAGCGGCGGATGATCGTGTACTCCAGCTCGGAGGTCATCTCCGGTGCGGTGTGGTGGCGCCGCACGTCGACCTGCATCTCCATGTACCGCTGGCCCTCGGTCTGTACGTGGTACAGGTCGCGGGGCAGGGTGTGGATCGGGCGGGGGTCGCCCAGCATCTCGCAGTCCAGGCCTATGACATGGGAGACGATGTCGCGCACCGACCAGCCGGGGCAGGGGGTGGCCCAGTTCCACTCCCCCTCGGCGAGCGGCGACACCAGCTCGGATATCGCTTCGACGGAGTGCGTCCAGGCATCGGCGTAGGTTTGCAGGCTGGGATGGAGACTCACGGGACCCCTTGCGGTTGTGCGCGGGCGGTGGGTGTCTGAGACGTTAAGTTACGCTGCCCGCAGGCACCCCGGCAGTGCTTTCGTGTGACGATCGTAGGCCTGTGTTGCCGACTCGAATGCCAGGACGGTGGTAGTGTGCGCGCCTCTCTGATCCAGATCGCCGTAGACGAGGACGAACCGGTCAATTCCCGTCGGTCGCGGGTGGCTTCACTGGTACGTGAAGTGAGTGCGCGGGACGGGTCGGATCTGGTCGTTCTCCCCGAACTGTGGACCACGGGCGCGTTCGCGTACGAGTCCTTCGCGGACGAGGCGGAGCCGCTGGAGGGTCCGACGTACGAAGCCATGTCGAAGGCCGCGAGTGAGGCGGGTGTGTGGCTGCACGCGGGCTCGATCCCCGAGCGGGACCCGGATGGCCCGCTCTGCAACACCTCGCTCGTCTTCTCCCCGGCGGGTGAGCTCGCCGCCGCGTACCGGAAGATCCACCGCTTCGGCTTCGACAAGGGTGAGGCCGTCATGATGGCGGCCGGCTCCGAGCTGGCGACGTTCCGTACGCCGGACGCGACGTTCGGGCTCGCGACCTGTTACGACCTGCGCTTCCCCGAGCTCTTCCGGGGGCTCGTCGACGCGGGCGCCGAGATGTTCGTGGTGCCGGCGGGGTGGCCGGCGCGACGCCTTGAGCACTGGTTGCTGTTCGCGCGGGCGCGGGCGGTGGAGGACCAGGTGTACGTGCTTGCCTGTGGGACGGGTGGGGCGCATGCGGGGGTGCCGCAGGCGGGGCACAGTGTTGTCGTCGACCCGTGGGGTCAGGTGCTTGCCGAGGCGGGTGAGGGTGAGGAGGTCCTCACGGTTGAGCTCGATCCCGGGCAGGTCTCGGCTACCCGCGAGCAGTTTCCGGCGCTCAAGGACCGGCTCCTCGGGCAGGCCCCCCCGAAGCGGATCTGAGTCGCGACTGCGGGTGCGGGTGCGGGTGCGTCGTGGCTGGTCGCGCAGTTCCCCGCGCCCCTTGGACGCGGCTTCGCCGCGATCCTCGGGCGCGGGGCTGGCCCAGCCCCACGCGTCGGCTCAGTCGTCGTCCCCCTCCCGTTCCTTTTCCGCCAGGCGGATCACGCAGACCGCTACCGCCAGGAGGAGGGCCGGGTCCGCGTCCTCGCGGACGACCTGGAGGCCGTACGTCTCGCGTACGCGGAACCAGCGGCGCGAGATGTCGGCGAGCAGCTCGCCCTCGTACTCGATGGCGAACTCGCGGTCGAGGATCTTGCCGCTGACGTCCAGCTCCGTGCCGTCGACCAGCTCGACGCGGTAGTGGTTGCGCAGCAGCGACAGGCGCTTGCGCTTGACCCGGGCGAGCGGCTCGCCCTCCCGCTCGATGACCATCGTGTCGCGCAGGGCGAGCATCTTGGCGTGGATGTCGATGAGCACCCTGCCCTGCATGTCCTTCAGCTCGAAGGTCTCGCGCAGGCGCATGGCCTTGCCGTCGACGAGGAAGACCTTGCGGCCCTGGTCGTCCTCGATCCAGTAGTCGTCACCGATGCCGAGCATGCGGTCGCGTACGAGAAGTCTCATGGCGCATGACTACCCCATGACTACCCCGAAACGCCGCACTTCGGGCACGGGTGGTGGCGCATCGGGCGTCAGTAGCCGCGGGGCTGCTGGTCCGGGTCGACGACGGTCGTCTGGGCGACCGGCGGGACCACCGCCCTCCTGCGCCGGGCGATGCTGGTGAAGACGGCGACACCGATGAGGCCCACGGCCATCATGATGAGACCGGTGACGGTGACGTTGAGCCCGCCCATCTCCCAGTCGGTCGCGAACGTGAGGATGGCACCCACGGCGATCAGAAGTATGCATCCGCCGAGGCCCATATGGACCGCCTCCCTGCGTAGTGGCTACGAAGCCTCCGGGTACCCGAAGGCTCCGCACCCACACAGGACTTCGGGGCTCAGCCCTCCAGGAACGCGACCAGCGCGTTGGCCAGCATGTGCGGGTCGTCGGCGCCGCAGAGCTCGCGCACGCTGTGCATGGAGAGGATCGCGACGCCGATGTCGACCGTCTTGATGCCGTGGCGCGCCGCGGTGATGGGGCCGATCGTCGTGCCGCAGGGCATCGCGTTGTTGGAGACGAACGACTGGAAGGGGACGCCCGCCTTCTCGCACGCGGCGGCGAAGACCGCGCGGCCCGAACCGTCGGTGGCGTAACGGTTGTTCACGTTGACCTTGAGGATCGGTCCGCCGTTGGCGCGCGGGTGGTGCGTGGGGTCGTGCCGCTCCGCGTAGTTGGGGTGGACGGCGTGGCCGGTGTCGGAGGAGAGGCAGACGGTCCCGGCGAACGCGCGCGCCCTGTCCTCGTACGAGCCGCCGCGCGCGAACACGGACCGCTCCAGGACGCCGCCGAGCAGCGGACCGTCGGCGCCGGTGTCGGACTGCGAGCCGTTCTCCTCGTGGTCGAAGGCGGCGAGCACGGGGATGTACGGGAGGTTCTCCTGGGCGGCGACGGCGGTGAGGGCGGCCGTCGCGGAGTGCACGGAGAGAAGGTTGTCCATGCGGGGACCGGCCACCAGTTCGCGGTCGCGGCCGAGGAAGGCGGGGGGCTCGATGGCGTACGTCATGAGGTCCCAGCCGGTGACGTCGCCCTCGTCGAGGCCGGTCTCCTCCTCCAGGAAGCGGATCAGGTCGCCCTCGTGGACGTCGTGTCCGAGGCCCCAGATGGGCTGCATGTGCTTCTGCTTGTCGAGCTTGAGCCCGTCGGTGTGCACGGAGCGGTCCATGTGGATCGCGAGCTGGGGGACGCGCAGGAGCGGCCGGTCGATGTCCACGAGCCGCGTGGTGCCGTCGCGCAGCGAGAGGCGGCCCGCGAGGCCGAGGTCGCGGTCGAGCCAGGAGTTGAGGAGCGGTCCGCCGTAGATCTCGACGGCGACCTGCCGCCAGCCGTGGGCGCCCGCGTCGGGCTGCGGCTTCACGCGCAGGTTGGGGGAGTCGGTGTGGGCGCCGACGATGCGGAAGGGGGTGTGCGCGGAGGCGCCCTCGGGGACGTACCAGGCGACGATGGCGCCGCCGCGGAGCACGTATTTGCCCCCGGTCGTGCCGTCCCAGGAGTCGGTCTCCTCGACCTGCCGGAAACCGGCCTTCTCAAGACGCTCGGCGGCACTCGCCACGGCGTGGTACGGCGTGGGGCTCGCCGCGAGGAAGGTCATGAGGTCTTCGGTGTGGCCACGGTCGAAGGGCCCGGAGGGTGTGCGCATGCCGGCCAGCCTAATGGGGCGGCTGTCCGGGTGGCGGGGCGATCAGAGGCGGTCGATCTCGGTGAGGTCGATGTCGATCGTGAACGGCACGGCGAGCTTGAGCCGGTCGTGGTGGATGCCGGTGGGTGCGTAGGAGCCGGTGTGCGGGTCGAGCTCGTAGGTGTGGACCGCGGGCCGGTTGTTCTCGTCCATGGTCACCAGCCAGTAGTGCCGGATGCCGGCGGCCGCGTACTTGCGGGGCTTGGTGTCCTGGGCGCGCTCCTCGGAGTCGGGCGAGACGACCTCGACGGCGAGCAGGACGTCACGGGCCGCGTAGGACATCAGACAGGGGCCGCCGTCGGCCGAGGCGTTCACGACCACGAGATCCGGCTCCGGGACATCCCTGGCTCCGATGACGACGCACATCTGGCGCCGTACGCGCAGCCGTCCGGGCGCGGTGCGACGAAGGCCCTGTGCGAGCACGTACGGTGACACGGAATGGAAGTTGCCCTGTGGCTCGGGGACGATCAGGGTTCCGTCGATCAGCTGTGCGTGCCGCGGGAGGTCGAGGGCGAAGAAGTCGTCCGCCGTGAGGCTGTCCATGGACGGGATTCTCGGCCGTGCCGTCAGCGTACCCAGGGCATACGACAATGCCGCCACCCGAACGAATCAGGTGGCGGCATCGGGCTGACGTGCGAAATGAGCCCGTACGTCCTGGGCGGGACTAGAACGCCGCCTCGTCCAGCTCCATCAGGTCCAGGTCGACCGCCTCGGCGAGCTTGCGCTCGGCGGCGACGTTCGGGAGGACGTTCGTGGCGAAGAACTTGGCCGCGGCGATCTTGCCGGTGTAGAACGCCTTGTCCTTGGCGGAGGCCGTCTCCAGCTTCTCCGCCGCCACCGCGGCGCCGCGGAGGAGCAGGTAGCCGACGACGACGTCGCCCGAGGCCATCAGGAGGCGGGTCGTGTTGAGGCCCACCTTGTAGATGGACTTCACGTCCTGCTCGGTCGCCGCGAGGTCCGTCAGCATGACGCCGACGATGGCCTCCAGCTCGACCGCCGCCTTGGCCAGCTCCTCGCGGGCACCGGCCAGCGTCTCGCCGCCCGTGCCGACCGCGAGGAACTTCTTGATCTCCTCGGCGAGGCCGTTGAGCGCGGCGCCCTGGTTGCGGACGATCTTCCGGAAGAAGTAGTCCTGGCCCTGGATCGCGGTCGTGCCCTCGTAGAGGGTGTCGATCTTGGCGTCACGGATGTACTGCTCGATCGGGTACTCCTGGAGGTACCCCGAGCCGCCGAACGTCTGGAGCGACTGCGCCAGCTGCTCGTAGGACTTCTCCGAGCCGTAGCCCTTCACGATGGGCAGGAGCAGGTCGTTGAGGGCGTGCAGCTGCGACGCGTC from the Streptomyces venezuelae genome contains:
- a CDS encoding maleylpyruvate isomerase family mycothiol-dependent enzyme — translated: MSLHPSLQTYADAWTHSVEAISELVSPLAEGEWNWATPCPGWSVRDIVSHVIGLDCEMLGDPRPIHTLPRDLYHVQTEGQRYMEMQVDVRRHHTAPEMTSELEYTIIRRSRQLRNESRDPSTKIRGPLGSEQTLELAMRLRAFDVWVHEQDLRTTLRKPGNLDSPGAYVARDLLLKGLPKVVGEKAGAPANSAVVFDVSGPVEFLRTVRIDAEGKGTVDNAPSLGPLATIALDWETYFRLACGRVTYASVADRIKAEGDQELADAILRNFAVTP
- a CDS encoding carbon-nitrogen family hydrolase codes for the protein MRASLIQIAVDEDEPVNSRRSRVASLVREVSARDGSDLVVLPELWTTGAFAYESFADEAEPLEGPTYEAMSKAASEAGVWLHAGSIPERDPDGPLCNTSLVFSPAGELAAAYRKIHRFGFDKGEAVMMAAGSELATFRTPDATFGLATCYDLRFPELFRGLVDAGAEMFVVPAGWPARRLEHWLLFARARAVEDQVYVLACGTGGAHAGVPQAGHSVVVDPWGQVLAEAGEGEEVLTVELDPGQVSATREQFPALKDRLLGQAPPKRI
- a CDS encoding LURP-one-related/scramblase family protein yields the protein MRLLVRDRMLGIGDDYWIEDDQGRKVFLVDGKAMRLRETFELKDMQGRVLIDIHAKMLALRDTMVIEREGEPLARVKRKRLSLLRNHYRVELVDGTELDVSGKILDREFAIEYEGELLADISRRWFRVRETYGLQVVREDADPALLLAVAVCVIRLAEKEREGDDD
- a CDS encoding M18 family aminopeptidase; translation: MRTPSGPFDRGHTEDLMTFLAASPTPYHAVASAAERLEKAGFRQVEETDSWDGTTGGKYVLRGGAIVAWYVPEGASAHTPFRIVGAHTDSPNLRVKPQPDAGAHGWRQVAVEIYGGPLLNSWLDRDLGLAGRLSLRDGTTRLVDIDRPLLRVPQLAIHMDRSVHTDGLKLDKQKHMQPIWGLGHDVHEGDLIRFLEEETGLDEGDVTGWDLMTYAIEPPAFLGRDRELVAGPRMDNLLSVHSATAALTAVAAQENLPYIPVLAAFDHEENGSQSDTGADGPLLGGVLERSVFARGGSYEDRARAFAGTVCLSSDTGHAVHPNYAERHDPTHHPRANGGPILKVNVNNRYATDGSGRAVFAAACEKAGVPFQSFVSNNAMPCGTTIGPITAARHGIKTVDIGVAILSMHSVRELCGADDPHMLANALVAFLEG
- a CDS encoding Uma2 family endonuclease: MDSLTADDFFALDLPRHAQLIDGTLIVPEPQGNFHSVSPYVLAQGLRRTAPGRLRVRRQMCVVIGARDVPEPDLVVVNASADGGPCLMSYAARDVLLAVEVVSPDSEERAQDTKPRKYAAAGIRHYWLVTMDENNRPAVHTYELDPHTGSYAPTGIHHDRLKLAVPFTIDIDLTEIDRL